A stretch of Triticum aestivum cultivar Chinese Spring chromosome 1D, IWGSC CS RefSeq v2.1, whole genome shotgun sequence DNA encodes these proteins:
- the LOC123171379 gene encoding uncharacterized protein, with protein MESSGRPTPLLLASLCLVVVLLLLALPLQPASAVPTSRSMRLRSQQRPPSLKLSSPQEMTTAAAAGKPQGRAAARMDVEVNDYPGSGPNNRHDPPKGPGRG; from the exons ATGGAGTCCTCCGGCAGGCCGACGCCTCTCCTCCTCGCCTCCCtctgcctcgtcgtcgtcctcctcctcctcgcccttccCCTGCAGCCGGCGTCCGCCGTGCCCACGTCAA GGAGCATGCGCCTGAGGAGCCAGCAGCGCCCGCCGTCTCTGAAGCTTTCTTCTCCGCAggagatgacgacggcggcggcggccgggaagccgcagggccgggcggcggcgaggaTGGACGTGGAGGTGAACGACTACCCCGGGTCCGGCCCCAACAACCGCCATGACCCTCCGAAGGGCCCCGGAAGAGGGTGA